In Rhodospirillales bacterium, the genomic window CGATCGGCGCATGCCAGTGCCTCGACGGCGCGCTGTTCGATAAGCAAAATGGTCCGCCCTTCTTGCTTCAGGGCGCGGACGATGTCGAACATGGCCTCGACCAATTTCGGCGCCAGGCCGAGGGAAGGCTCGTCCAGCATCAAAAGCTCGGGCCGCGCCATCAAGCCGCGCCCGAGCGCGACCATCTGGCTTTCGCCGCCGCTCAAGGTCAGGGTCTCTTGCCGGCGCCGTTCGCGCAAAACCGGGAAGCGCGTCATGACGGCGTCAAGATCGGCTTCGATGCCGTCTTGGTCGACGCGGTGGAAAGCACCACACCGCAGATTTTCCTCGACCGTCATGGTTGGCACCAGCCTGCGCCCTTCCGGCACCAGCGTGATTCCGCCGCGTGAGATCAAATGTGCTTCGTTGCCAGCGATATTCTCGTCGCGAAATCGGATTTCGCCGCTTTTCGGTTTGAGTAGGCCGGCAATGGTCTTCACGAG contains:
- a CDS encoding ABC transporter ATP-binding protein: MLDIRDLAVAYGSIMALKNVSLSVNKGEIVTLIGANGAGKTTLVKTIAGLLKPKSGEIRFRDENIAGNEAHLISRGGITLVPEGRRLVPTMTVEENLRCGAFHRVDQDGIEADLDAVMTRFPVLRERRRQETLTLSGGESQMVALGRGLMARPELLMLDEPSLGLAPKLVEAMFDIVRALKQEGRTILLIEQRAVEALACADRAYVLRVGEVVMEGPSRQLLQDPALREAYLGMKSDSLALRTVAARA